A single genomic interval of Candidatus Binataceae bacterium harbors:
- a CDS encoding MBL fold metallo-hydrolase — MDFRELNNAKCKTYLLASESMERAVIVDPLKDKVERYLAVLAYHRLKLDLIIDTHTHADHRSGAHELSELTGAPVAMHRRAPAPHVTMHLEDGQRLIVGDFEMKVLYTPGHTPDSISLFAEDRVLTGDCLLIHGTGRADFAGGDAGQEYDSITQRLFTLPDATLVYPAHDYRGHIRSTIGEEKASNPRVAGRSRDAYVDLMNNLGLPLPEGIQEALQPNQTEIEAAAIHFPTLAQLNSVRQLSPAEIAGRLGSAAAPLLLDVREPGEYRGELGHISGAQLIPLRELPERAEKELAPFKDKDIVVICRAGVRSVTAAAILTGLGFEKVCSMKGGMLDWDDAHLPVER, encoded by the coding sequence ATGGATTTTCGCGAACTGAACAACGCGAAGTGCAAGACCTACCTGCTTGCTTCGGAGAGCATGGAGCGCGCCGTGATCGTCGATCCGCTCAAGGACAAGGTCGAGCGCTACCTCGCCGTTCTGGCGTACCATCGGCTGAAGCTCGATCTCATCATCGACACCCACACCCATGCCGACCATCGCAGCGGCGCGCACGAACTCTCCGAGCTGACCGGCGCGCCCGTCGCGATGCATCGGCGGGCCCCGGCACCGCACGTTACGATGCATCTCGAGGATGGCCAGCGCCTGATCGTCGGCGACTTCGAGATGAAGGTGCTCTACACGCCCGGTCATACGCCCGACTCGATAAGCCTCTTTGCCGAGGACCGCGTCTTGACCGGCGATTGCCTGCTGATTCACGGCACCGGGCGGGCCGATTTCGCCGGCGGTGACGCGGGCCAGGAATACGATTCGATCACGCAAAGGCTCTTCACGCTGCCGGACGCGACCCTCGTCTATCCCGCCCATGATTATCGCGGCCATATCCGTTCCACGATCGGCGAAGAGAAGGCGTCCAATCCGCGTGTGGCCGGACGTTCCCGCGACGCTTACGTCGACCTCATGAACAATCTCGGACTGCCGCTGCCCGAGGGAATCCAGGAGGCGCTGCAGCCCAATCAGACCGAGATCGAGGCCGCGGCGATCCACTTTCCGACGCTCGCCCAGCTGAACTCGGTGCGCCAGCTTTCGCCGGCCGAGATCGCCGGGCGTCTCGGCAGCGCCGCCGCTCCGTTGCTGCTCGATGTACGCGAGCCCGGAGAGTACCGGGGTGAACTCGGCCATATCTCGGGCGCGCAGCTAATCCCGCTACGCGAGCTGCCCGAGCGCGCCGAGAAAGAGCTCGCACCGTTCAAGGACAAGGACATCGTGGTGATCTGCCGCGCCGGCGTGCGCAGCGTCACCGCCGCGGCGATCCTGACCGGCCTCGGCTTCGAGAAGGTTTGCAGCATGAAGGGCGGGATGCTCGATTGGGATGACGCGCATCTGCCGGTCGAGCGCTAG